Below is a window of Nicotiana tabacum cultivar K326 chromosome 19, ASM71507v2, whole genome shotgun sequence DNA.
gggccagcttgcgcgcacctcgactaattccacgggatacctgctacctcccactagCAACGCattattcttttcctttttgataaATTAAAGAGTTTTATTAATTGTTAGATGTAGAAAATTGCTAGTGATTCAGCATTGCTGTTTACTTACATAACATTTGCCATGACTACGAAATATACTGGCAGTGCATCAGTATTCATACAGAAATTGAGTTTTTCTCTTATAAAGCAATTATGAGAATTGTTTGTTAGGAGTAAAAGATTTTATTATTCCAAATGAAGAGGATAAGATATGTTTTGTTCACAAAACGTACTAATTAGGTTCTTAATAGTTTTGTAGCTAAGTGAATGCAAGGGCAAGAACAAAACTCCCTTGGAGGAACTTAGATGTCTTCGAGAGTTAGACTCTACTGTCAGTATCAATATTGACATGATCTCTCTCAGTTAATCAAGTTGCTTACCTAGGTGTTCTTTTTTCATTTATGTGCCATGTTTTCTTTAACCAAGATGTCCATTTAGCTACTAACCTTTGTCAAAGGATGTTTTCTTCCACCATAAACACACTTAGAAATTAGGCGTCTGTAATGCAAGTCAAATGAAATGCATTTTTCATCAGGATAAACTTTTTCCTCCTCAATAAGATCAGAATAAATTGGATAAACAAAATATTGAATATTTCTCTTTCCATTGTCTAATTTATTCTTTTTCTGACGTGTTTTTGTGTAGTATTCAGTTTTTGCTTCAATCATGACATTTGGAGGAATGATTGGGGCTCTCATAAGTGGAAAGGTGGCTGATATTTTTGGCAGGAGAGTTGTatatctcttttcctttactaAGTTTATTGAATTTCTACTTATTAAAAGATTATTGAACCTGAATCAACTTTTTGAGTTTCTAATTGGTTGTAATTAATACAGACAATGTGGCTTTTGGATCTATTTTTTATCTTGGGCTGGTGCTCAATAATCTTTGGCAAGGTACAGAAAGATCATCTTTTTGGCAGAAAGATCATCTTTTACTTCAAAGACACTagtctctttctctctctttctctgtgTGTGTGcgcgtgtgtgtgtgagagagagagagggggtctTTCTTTCTCTGACTCCCTGATAGCCTTTTCCTTATTCTGGTTCAACTTACATGTTTGATTGTGCCTGCCTGTCAAAAGAGAGCTTGGTGGCTTGATGCTGGACGGTTGCTGATGGGAGTTGGTTCAGGAATTCAGTTATATGTGGTATAGtaactttttaaatattttctgaGAACTTTTCCCCTCCCTTGGACCAAAAAAAGTCTAATGCATACATAATATGACCTGAATTAAACTGCAAACAGGCACCTATATACATTTCAGAGGTCACACCAAAAAATATCCGAGGGTGCTTTGCAGCAGCTGCTTCAGTAAATGAAAATATTTGTTGATTTTGATTGGTGGGTACAACTCAACTTCTCTATATATAAGTATTGATATTTTGCAGTTTACGCTGACTCTTGGGTTTTCGCTGGCGTATTACATTGGGAATAACATGAACTGGCGCACTTTAGCTCTAGTAGGTAATGGCGCAATGCATAGAACAGTTATGGAAAAAAAGAATTTCAAAAGGAAGATGCCTGATTATATAGAGGTTTCCATCTTAATTTCTTGAAGTCGGTTGACCTTTCAGGTGCTAGCCCTTGCTTTATACAAGTGCTAGGTGTATTCTTCATACCAGAATCTCCTAGGTGGTTGGTGAGTTAATTATTTACAAAGAATAATTAGGTGGCATTAACTGATCATTGTGCTCCAACTATTTCGAAAAGACATATTAAGGATATAGAATCTGCAATCATTTTATCTCAAGTATTGGATTAATACTAATGTTATTGGATATGTACTTCCACAAAGTGAAGCATCTATGTTTCGTCTTCTTTATCCTTGCTGTTACTTTTTAAATTTTCTCAGGAAGAGCTGTTTTTATATTTGATTTTAAGCTATCGAGCTCCTCCGGTTAAAGATATCTGATGTTCTATTGACAGTCTAAAATTGGTCTGGAGGAGGAGGTAGAAGCATCACTACAGCGTCTGAGGGGGGGAAATGCAGATATTTCTACTGAAGCAGCTGAAATAAGAGTAACAGATTGCTCCAAAATCTTATCTGTGTTATTTCCATAATGTCCACTTCATAATCTTTATTGTAGTTACCAAAGAGCAGCTATGACTAATATCTCTCTCCTCTGTTTACAGGACTATACCAAGACAGTTCGGCAACTCTCAGGATCTGACTTTATGGATTTGTTCAGTAGGAAATATGCACGTCCACTTATTGTAAGCTTTATGCATAACCCATAGTTGGTGTCCTTTATAGCTTAGTTTATATGTCTGATATTTCTGTTGGATACTTCAATATCATTAGGTTGGAACGGGGTTAATGGCTCTCGTACAGTTTGGAGGGAACAGTGGGATATCTTCTTTTGCCAGTTCAATTTTTAGAGCGGCAGGTAAGAACAATCAGAAATAAATTCTGTTTTAAGTGAACTAGAAAATTCCAGCCTTGTGACTTATAGGCATATATCTAAAAGTTAAGCTCATTCTACAAGGTTGTTCGGCAGACTCAGCATCTAGAGTCATGGCTGTTCTCCAGGTTCTCAACTCTTGAAACTCCAGTTATAACAGACTGTTAGAAAGGACACTCAAacaatcatttttcttttcagcTTCCATTTGCTGCCATGAGTATTATCCTTACCGAAAAAGCTGGACGGCGACTGCTTATGATGGTTAGAACGATGACCGTGGGCTCATGTCTCTTTGCCCATAAAGTACAATTTGCATAAGCCTTTTTGTTTGCAGATTACTTCAGCTGGGGCTTGCTTAGGATGCTTTCTTTCAGCGTTGGGGTTTCTTTTAAAGGTGCTAAACTTGGTGATAAATCGAATACTTCAATTTGTTTGCCACACTTTTGTTGTTGTGATGTTCATCATATCGATGATTCTGCTTTACCATGAACAGGATTATCATCAACCGGCAGAGCTAACCTCTTCGATGGTGTTCACTGGCATACTGGTTTGTGAAAGTCCTTAGATTCTCATTCCACTGTTGACTTCCATTTTGGTGTGTTCATAGTTTATTACCTCTATACTCTGTCATCATTTTGTTAATCTTTCATTTATAACCAGCTCTTTTCTGTATCTTTCACAATGGGCATGGGTGGTACACCCTGGATTATCATGTCAGAGGTACGTCAAGAAACCAATTTTAAGATGTCAAATTCAAATACAATTTGTTATACAGATTTAGACAAACCAAAAGTCTCTCCTTTTCAGATACTAACTATAAACATCAAGGGTTCTGCTGGGAGTTTCATTGCCTTGGTCAACTGTTTTACTTCTTGGATAGTTTCTTATGCTTTTAATTTCCTATTCCAATGGAATGCAGCAGGTAATGCCACTCTCAATATCTTCCTAAAGCTTCCTTTGGTACTAAAATTCtgttttaattccttcaactggTTCAGTTGTTTACTAATGTGTCAAAACTTCCAGGAATATTCTTCTTGTTTTCATTCTTTTGTGGCTCAGTCGTTGTATTCGTTGCAATGCTGGTACCGGAGACTAAGGGACGGACACTTGAGGAAATCCAGGCATCGATGACATTACTTCAATGATTTGTTCTTCATTCATTAGTGCTTATTTTGAACTTCTTCAGACTACAGAACTACTGTATATAGAGATTGATGCTTGTTATGTTCATATGTAAATCTTATCTAATATATCATAAACATGAATGTGCTTATGAGTAAGTAAAGATCATAGTTTTGGAATTAGAAGTAGAACCACAATTCAATGTCGGATGGGGCAGGCAACTGGTATAACATGTGAACATTGCCTAGGCAGTTGAGCAGTGAAGTGAAATGAGCTTCTGTTCATATTTAAGTCAATAGTAAACTAAAGCTGGATAATCGGGAAATTGTTACCACAAGTTGAATGAATTGATACACGTACGATCCCCGAAAATAAAGTATGATATatataacataaaataaattagTCAAGAGAAAAGAAGTCATTATTACAACGATACAAGCAGTATCTCGATTTTCTTTACTTAGAATCAAACTTTTGAAACACTAACGCATGGAAAGAGATGATAAACGAAATGGGGCAAAAGAAATTCATAAAGACTTCCAATTCTAATATGATTGTACTATTGGTTAGTCTTTTTAAAAGGGAACCTCTTAATTTTATTGTAATGATCCAGCTAAGGATCTAAGAAATTAATCAACCAAATTGCGAAATAGAGGAAGATTTTTGGACAATTTTCTGTTTTATATATAAATGGAAAAGAAACGAATTACAAACAAACCAAATGAACGACTAACTATGACTAATAAGCTCTTATAGTCGACTGAGATCTGTAGAAATGAAAGAAGAGAAGAATCAGAGATTGAAGGAAAGAAGAAGCAGAAATCGAGTGAGAAAGTGTGAGATGAGACAAGAATAACCTTGGATTTGATGCATTCCAAATTCTGCTGAGGGTTAGTTATAACAACCTTCAGCTGACGTGGCAAAATTCTAGCCCTCGCAGCTCATTTATTCGAAACTAATCCTAACCGCTAATTTGAAATTCTGTTATTCCTCTTCACTTTCTGTTACTCCTCCGCCTAAGCTTCCTCCAATCGAGTCCAGCCGACAACACTAATCCTTTGATTAATACTAGATCATTGCATACCCCACCTCTTCAAAGgattcttgtcctcaaggattaCAGTAGAAATCTGGAAATTTGGCTTTGAGAAACTGATAATCCTCCCAAGTAGCATCTTCTGGAGGTAGATTCGACCATTGTACCAGTACTCTAACTACGTCAGCATTATTCCTCTTGATCAGTTGCCTTTGTAGAATAGCAACTGGTTTCACCAAGAACTGACCATCATCACTAGTGATAAGCAAAGTTGTCTGCACCACCACTCTATCACCTACCTTTTTCTTGAGTAGAGAGACATGAAACACAGGGTAGACCTTAGATTCAGGAGGTAAATCCAATTTGTAAGCCACACTACCAATTCTAGCCCGAACTTTATAGGTCCATGGTATTTAAAACTCAGCTTTAAGTTTCTCCTCAATGCAATGGAAGTCTGCCTATATGGTTGTAGTTTTAAATAGACCATATCCCCCAGTTGGAATTCTCTATCAGATCTCCTCTTATTAGCATAGTATTTCATTCTACTCCTGAGCCTAGTTAAATTGTCCTTTAACAGTTGTTGCATTTGTTGCCTTCTCATTACTATATCTTCAGCTTCTTGCACCCTTATTTCTAGTATAGGCCCAAGGGATAACTGAGAGGGTGAGtaaccatacaaagcctcaaaggGAATACACTGCAGGCTGGTGTGGAAGTTGGTGTTGTACCACCACTCAGCAGCAGTAAGTCATTGCTTCTATTGTGTT
It encodes the following:
- the LOC107814360 gene encoding sugar transporter ERD6-like 5 isoform X2 — translated: MDDLGLSIAEYSVFASIMTFGGMIGALISGKVADIFGRRVTMWLLDLFFILGWCSIIFGKRAWWLDAGRLLMGVGSGIQLYVAPIYISEVTPKNIRGCFAAAASFTLTLGFSLAYYIGNNMNWRTLALVGASPCFIQVLGVFFIPESPRWLSKIGLEEEVEASLQRLRGGNADISTEAAEIRDYTKTVRQLSGSDFMDLFSRKYARPLIVGTGLMALVQFGGNSGISSFASSIFRAAGCSADSASRVMAVLQLPFAAMSIILTEKAGRRLLMMITSAGACLGCFLSALGFLLKDYHQPAELTSSMVFTGILLFSVSFTMGMGGTPWIIMSEILTINIKGSAGSFIALVNCFTSWIVSYAFNFLFQWNAAGIFFLFSFFCGSVVVFVAMLVPETKGRTLEEIQASMTLLQ
- the LOC107814360 gene encoding sugar transporter ERD6-like 5 isoform X1; the protein is MDEGLLDRSSPRKASWESHVTANVVLSSSVAACGYFAYGFAVGYASPAQSGIMDDLGLSIAEYSVFASIMTFGGMIGALISGKVADIFGRRVTMWLLDLFFILGWCSIIFGKRAWWLDAGRLLMGVGSGIQLYVAPIYISEVTPKNIRGCFAAAASFTLTLGFSLAYYIGNNMNWRTLALVGASPCFIQVLGVFFIPESPRWLSKIGLEEEVEASLQRLRGGNADISTEAAEIRDYTKTVRQLSGSDFMDLFSRKYARPLIVGTGLMALVQFGGNSGISSFASSIFRAAGCSADSASRVMAVLQLPFAAMSIILTEKAGRRLLMMITSAGACLGCFLSALGFLLKDYHQPAELTSSMVFTGILLFSVSFTMGMGGTPWIIMSEILTINIKGSAGSFIALVNCFTSWIVSYAFNFLFQWNAAGIFFLFSFFCGSVVVFVAMLVPETKGRTLEEIQASMTLLQ
- the LOC107814360 gene encoding sugar transporter ERD6-like 9 isoform X3, encoding MDEGLLDRSSPRKASWESHVTANVVLSSSVAACGYFAYGFAVGYASPAQSGIMDDLGLSIAEYSVFASIMTFGGMIGALISGKVADIFGRRVTMWLLDLFFILGWCSIIFGKRAWWLDAGRLLMGVGSGIQLYVAPIYISEVTPKNIRGCFAAAASFTLTLGFSLAYYIGNNMNWRTLALVGASPCFIQVLGVFFIPESPRWLSKIGLEEEVEASLQRLRGGNADISTEAAEIRDYTKTVRQLSGSDFMDLFSRKYARPLIVGTGLMALVQFGGNSGISSFASSIFRAAASICCHEYYPYRKSWTATAYDDYFSWGLLRMLSFSVGVSFKGLSSTGRANLFDGVHWHTALFCIFHNGHGWYTLDYHVRDTNYKHQGFCWEFHCLGQLFYFLDSFLCF
- the LOC107814356 gene encoding uncharacterized protein LOC107814356, with the protein product MVNDFVVGCDICLRSKDDNMAYPGLLQPLLIPNQAWSHIIEGLPKSKNKEVILVVVDRMTKYAHFIALAHPYTAATVADVFWKRIHCLHGTPEFILSLGPILEIRVQEAEDIVMRRQQMQQLLKDNLTRLRSRMKYYANKRRSDREFQLGDMVYPVFHVSLLKKKVGDRVVVQTTLLITSDDGQFLVKPVAILQRQLIKRNNADVVRVLVQWSNLPPEDATWEDYQFLKAKFPDFYCNP